From the Paenibacillus sp. R14(2021) genome, the window AGCGAGCTACAAAGTCATTGGCAGATACCTTAGCACGAATGAGATCCGCCACGGATTTGAGGACCGCGTCTCCGGCTCGATGTCCGTAGGTATCGTTCACATGCTTGAAATTATCGATGTCGACGATTGCCAACTGCAGAGGCAGTCCATTTTGTTCATGCTGATCAATGAGCCGTTCGAAATATTCATGGAACGTGATGTGATTGTACAAATCGGTTAATGCATCCGTCTTGGCAAGCTTGTCCATCCAAATCGTCTTGACAAGCAGCTGCTGATTGGATTCAAAATAGGACTTCAAATGATTCAAGAGCTCGCGTCCTCTGCTCAAAATGCCCCAGGCTACGAGCGAGAAAACGCAAAACATGACGGAAATCGTTGTCAAACCGATCAGGGTAATGTCTTGGTGAATAAAGTCGTTGGTCCAGTAAAGGAGGAATAAGGAAGAGAGCGTATTGACGAGCGCAAACAGTAATTTTTTGTTCTGGAAGTAAAAGATGGACACCATGACAGGCAAGAAAAGTGCAAGGAGCAGGTAGTTGATGGAATTATGAATAAAGACGATGATGAAGGCTAGTACGGCGGAAGTTAAGATCAGTATGTAATCTTGGTATTTGCCTCTGAGCACCCGAAGTCCGGTCTCCGCGATGAGCAAGGTGGTGAATTGAAAGGCGGAAGGCTTCAACATATAGGCACGAATGAACTGTCCTGTTGGGACCTCCGTGATCGTTAAGTAGAGGCATTCGAGTACGACCGTGATGACCAGTATGGACCAGAAGCCGTTCAGAAGCATGCGATTCCAACGATATCTGTTGTAATTTATCGACTCATTATCCATTGCATTCACTCCGAGTATGAAGCTTCTTTTGGAACTTAATATACCACGAATCCCCTTCCATTCCAATCCCTATCCAGCATAGCCATAGCCTTCATCGTATATATGCTTTTGCTGAGCCATATACTGTTAGGGAGCCTCCAAAGCCCTCTATTCAAGCTAAAACACAAGGTTCTCTCGCCTTAAAATTAAACCGCATGCGATTAAAATAAAATGAAAAATTTTAGCAAATGAAGTCGTAATAGAGAAATCTCGCCTAGCCCAGCTTCGATTATGTTCAAAAACTTAAAGTTTATGCTTCCGAAGTCAGTTTTTGAAATCTCGCCTAGCCCAGCTTCGACTATGTTCAAAAACTTAAAGTTTATGCTTCCGAAGTCAGTTTTTGAAATCTCGCCCTAGCCCAGCTTCGATTATGTTCAAAAACTTAAAGTTTATGCTTCCGAAGCCAGTTTTTGAAATCTCGCCTAGCCCAGCTTCGAATATGTTCAAAAACTTTTAGGAGTGAGCCTATGGAACTTTTTACGGTTTCTTTGCATTCGGCCTCTAATGAAGCGCTTGATCGGCTGCACCGCTGTTTAAGTGAAGAGTTTGCCGATGTACATAGTCCAGCTTCAGGTTCCATCGTTTATTTCACGCGACCCGAATATGATGGCATGTCTTTACGGTGTGCCGCGAATTTGCCGCAGTTTCAATTGCATGCGGACGGACCGGAGGTATATCGACGAACGGCACTGGCCTTCGCTCAGTTTATTATGACAGAGCTGGAGCCGATGCTGCTAAGAGCGATCATTCGCAAACAATTTCACTTTGAGGAAGTTAACGAGATCGAGACGCTCGAGCAATATTGCTATACGATTCTATACGGAACTGCAGGGGCTGCCGCGCAAGACTACGACAGTAATGCCGCCGAACTGCTTCTTACGGATAAACAGCGGCGGTTGGGAAAAGTGGCCGATGAGCTGGAAAGCTTCCTCGCCAACCATACGCGTATTCATCTCGATGGTTTTGTCACGTTCCGTTTGGCCTCCTATTGGCAGGAATTGAAGGATGTCGTTGCATATGCAGTGGACGAATATGTGATGGATAAACAGTACCAGGAATTTATCTCACTGCTGAAATATTTCGTCCGTATGCAAGAGGTGAAGCTGCCGATCGTACACGTGGTTCATAAAGGGGGAAGCGATTTCGTTCTTTACGACCAGGAGTTCCAGCTTCTTGATACCGTCCCTGCTGATCGAATCGTCGCGGAAATGCTGGAGTCGGAAATGAATATGGAGGATATGATTGTCAGCACGCTGATTACCGTCTCGCCGCAGCAAATCGTCATTCATACTCGCCAGCCCGATCTACCGGTTATGCGCACCCTTGAAACGATTTTCGAGCAGCGCGTGCGGCTTTGCTGCTCATGCGGACATTGCAATCGCCATTTCGACGAATTCGGCCAGCCGCTGCCATCTGCAGAGCTGTCCGCGGAGAAACGAATCCGTAACGTCATTCCTTGACTGACGGTTGCTTATGGACTTGACCGAGGAACGGTGAGCGCTTATAATTATGCTCAAGGAAAAGCATCGACAAAGACATGTATCTCCGGCATGCACGGCTCAGAGAGAGGAAACTTGGCTGGAATTTCCTCGCGTTGCGGCGGCGATATACCCCTTTGTAGCTGTGAAGTTGAAATCAAGCGTAATGCTTGACAGTATGCTTCACCGGTTCGTTCCCGTTATGGAACGTCTACAAGGATTAGCAAGCGTGCAAGCCAGGACGCCGGCTGATTGAACTAGGGTGGAACCACGGGTCATTAACAAGCACTCGTCCCTTCGCGGGGATGCGTGCTTTTTTTGTTGGGTACGCAAGCCGCAGCGATCGACAAAAACAGTTCAGGAGGAACAAGGTTATGGCAATTCAAGTGAAGCTGCCGGACGGCGCAGTCCGGGAATACGAACAAGGAACAACGATTGAAGAGGTTGCCGGATCGATCAGCACAGGACTTCGGAAGAACGCCGTTGCAGGCAAAGTCGACGGCAAAGTGGTTGATGTGTATACGCCGATCGAGAACGATGCCGCGCTGGAAATCGTTACGCTGGATTCTGCCGACGGACTTGAAGTTTACCGGCACAGCACTGCACATCTAATGGCGCAAGCCATTAAGCGTTTGTTTGGCGGCAATGAAGTAAAACTCGGAATCGGTCCCGTTATCGAGGACGGCTTCTATTACGATATCGATATGGAGCAATCGTTGACGCCTGAAGATTTGGTGAAAATCGAGAAGGAAATGGAACGCATCGTGCAGGAGGATCTGCCGATCCGCCGCCGCGTCGTCAGCCGCGAAGAAGCGATCGCGACATTCACGGCCATCAACGATCCGCTGAAATTGGAATTGATTCGCGACCTTCCGCAGGAAGCGCAAATCACGATGTACGACCAAGGAGAATTTTTCGACCTTTGCCGCGGACCGCATCTGCCTTCGACGGGCCGCATTAAAGCGTTCAAGCTATTGAGCGTTGCTGGCGCGTACTGGCGCGGTGATTCCAAGAACAAAATGCTGCAGCGCATTTACGGAACGGCGTTTCCGAAGAAAGCGCAGCTCGACGAGCATCTGCATTTCCTCGAGGAAGCGAAGAAGCGCGATCACCGCAAATTGGGCCGCGAGCTGAAGATGTTCACGTTCTCCCGCGAAGTCGGACAAGGGCTGCCGCTGTGGCTGCCGAACGGCGCGCGCGTACGCAGAACCATGGAGCGTTACATTGTGGATCTCGAGGAGCGTCTGGGCTACCAGCACGTCTACACGCCGGTGCTTGCCAATGTTGAGCTGTACAAAACAAGCGGCCACTGGGAGCATTACAGCGAGGATATGTTCCCTAAGATGATCATGGACAACGAGGAGCTCGTGCTTCGTCCAATGAACTGCCCGCATCACATGATGGTGTTCAAAAGCGAAATGCGTTCATATCGCGATCTGCCTGTGCGCGTAGCCGAGCTTGGCACGATGCACCGCTACGAAATGTCCGGTGCGTTGACCGGTCTTCACCGCGTACGCGCGATGACGCTCAACGATGCGCATATTTTCTGCCGTCCGGATCAGATCAAGGAAGAATTTGCACGTGTCGTAACGCTCATTCGCCAAGTGTATGAAGATTTCGGAATTAAGGAATATCGCTTCCGCCTGTCCTACCGCGATCCGCAGGATACAGAGAAATATTTCCAAAATGACGAAATGTGGGAAATGTCGCAGCGCATGCTTCGCGAGGTTGTCGAAGAGCTGGAGCTTCCGTTCTTCGAAGCCGAAGGTGAAGCGGCGTTCTATGGACCAAAGCTTGACGTTCAGATCAAGACGGCACTAGGCAAGGAAGAGACGCTTTCGACGGCGCAGCTGGATTTCTTGCTGCCGGAACGTTTCGAGCTGGAGTATGTCGGAGACGACGGCAAGAAGCATCGTCCGGTCGTTATTCACCGTGGCATTATCAGCACCATGGAGCGCATGACAGCATTCCTGCTTGAGAACTTCGCTGGCGCGCTTCCGCTCTGGTTGTCGCCGGTACAAGCGAAGATTATCCCGGTATCTACGGCTTACGAATCGTATGCACGCGAGCTTGAGAGCAAGCTGCAGCTTGCCGGCATTCGCGTTGAAACCGATCTGCGCAACGAGAAGCTTGGTTACAAGATTCGCGAAGCACAGCTGGAGAAAATGCCTTATATGCTCGTCGTCGGCGAGAATGAAGCACAATCGGAAACCGTCTCTGTCCGCAAACGCGGCGAGGGAGATCTCGGTTCCAAGCCGGTTGCCGAGTTCATTGCCCTGCTGCAGGCTGAAATTGCCACTAAGCAGATTTAATTACCAATAAGACGCTGTCGATAAAGACAACCGCATAAAGCTTGTCACGCTTGGGTATCCTTCGAATTAAGGAGGCTAACAACCCAAATGATGACAAGCTTTTTGTCGTTTTATCGTGTTACCGTCTCGTGCTTGACCGTATGGTTCATGGTAAGCTGTATCCTCATTCCCGAGAGTTCGGCGGTGAGGCATGGACAGGTGAAACCAGCAGCATCCAGTGATTCTAAGCAAACGAACCAGAAAAACAATTCGAAACTTCATCATATGCAAGTCGTGGCGACAGGCTATACCGCAGGCGTTGAATCAACCGGCAAGAGACCCGGACATCCACTATACGGCATTACGTACTCAGGCGTTAAAGTTCGGCGAGGGCTGGTTTCGACAATTGCCGCGGATCCTAAAGTTTTTCCAATCGGTACCGTGCTTTACGTGCCGGGCTACGGCTATGGTATCGTGGCTGACACGGGATCGGCCATCAAGGGCAAGAAGATCGATCTTTATTTTGAGACGAGGAAGCAGGTTTTCAAGCAGTGGGGCAAACGGAAAGTAACCGTTAACGTGCTGAAACGCGGTAACGGCAAGCTGACGGAGGCTTGGCTGAATGAGCTGAATGAGGCGGTTACCGCCGAGAAGACATTGCCGAGAGCGCTTCTCGAATCGTAGCTTGGATAAATAACGAGAATGTTCGACGATTATGTTGAATATTCTCTTTTTTTTACTTTAGGCCTATGCTAAGATAGATGTAAACGCTATCATTAATCAACTCGGGGGCGGTTATTAATGAACGGTGAACCAAGATCAATGGAAGCTGAAGTCCGGCATCCGGTCCAATCGGAGCTCTTTGAGGACAGGCTGCGTCAGCTCTACAACGAAATGATTGCTGTCGCCTATGCGAAGGTGTTCAATAAATCGGATGCGCAGGATGCGGTTCAGGAAGCATGGGTACGCATGCTCATGAGCCAAAATACGCTGCGGGAGCAGGATAAGCTGCGCGCTTGGGCCAAAGTCATTACAGCGAACGCGGCTCATAACATAAACAAGCAGTCTGGACGTGTCAGTCCTTGCGGCGCTGAGGATCTAGGAAGCGAGTCGCGTATGTTCGGGCATGAAACAGCCGTTATGCTCGAGATTGGTGAGCTGCTGGATATGCTGGAGCCAAGATCAAGAACGCTGCTGCTGTTTAAGTTCTACTACGGGTATAAAGATCAGGAGATAGCGGCCGCCATGAAGCTGCCCGTTGGAACAATCAAAGCCCGGATACATCGAACGAAGCATCATTTGCGTAAATGGATGTCTTAGCGGCCTTTGCGTATATATCCCATTACTAAACCATTCCCGGGCCTGCCATACTAGTGATGTACCGGGAGGTGAACACCAATGACAAAAAATAAAAACAATAAAATGAATGCGTCCCAGAACAAGTACAATGCAGAATTTGCATCTGAGAATGCAACATCCACAACAAGCGCATCGACCAAAGCGATTTCGCAAAAAGCGAACAAATAAGATAGCTGCGGAAGCAGCATAGGAAGAGGGACCCGGTGCGGTCCCTCTTTTCTTTTGTCGAAGCATGTCCTATACTATTAGTTAATTCTGACAATATGTCGAAAAGGTGGTTAATTTCATGCAGGCACTGCAGCGTCTATGGTCCCAGAAAAACGGTTCCGCCAAGCAAGACGAGGTCGAGAGCAATGGTGTGCTGACGCAATTAATTAATGAATCGCTCGTTATTTCAGATCAATTGACGGCGGCAGTGGAGGAAGTCAACCAATCGATCGGGCAGCTGACCGATATCGCGGATCAGTCTGCGGTTACGGAAACCGATCTGCGCGATTGCAGCGAAAGCGCCAGGGAGCGCATCGGGGGAACGTTCTTGACGCTCCAGGAGGCCGCAGCCGCTGCGGAACAAATCAGCGATACGGCGCAGCTGCTCGATACCGAGAGCAAGGAGACGAAAGCGGTCGTGCTTGAAGTCTGCCGATCGCTGACGAATACGGACAAAGTGATGAGCGACCTGCAGCATCACAATGGAACGATGGAACGCCATATTCGCGAGCTCATTGAACAAACCTCGCGGATTAATGAAATCAACAGCTTTATTCAAGAAATCGTGTCGCAGACGTCACTGCTTGCGCTGAACGCTTCTATTGAAGCTGCGCATGCAGGCGAATTCGGGCGCGGGTTCTCCGTGGTCGCGCAGCAGATCAAAAAACTGGCTGAGCAAAGCAATGAAGCTGTTTTGAAGTCGAACGGCCTGGTGGAGGAAATCGAGTTCGGCGTCAAGCAGGTTGTTGCTTCCGTTGATTTGGAGAAGGCTGCCGTTGAGCAGGGAATCTTGGAAATGGCACAAACCAAAGAACGCATGGATCTCATCTTTACCCGTATTCTTGAAGTCGACAAGCTCGTCAGCCAGAGCAGCGAAGCAAGCAAACAGCAGACGCAGAGCATGGCGGCAACGACGGATATGCTGAAGGATGTCGTCGGTTCGGTCAATCAAACGCTTATAAGCGTCGACAAAACGCTTGAGCTTACGCACAAGCAGCGCCGGCAAATCAATAAGCTCGATCGTATAAGCACGAATTTGCGCAAATCCTCCTCGGAACTTACGAAGGCGATCGGACAGGTTGGCGTAAACAACGACCATAAGCACGGACATGTAAATGTCGGAGATGCACTGGATAAGCTGAGCAGACTAGCCGCAGACGGAGCGGTGTCGTCGCTTGATGAAAATACGCACCAAGTGCTGCTGACAAAGCTGCTGCAGGCGCTGCCGGATGTCGAAGCGGTGTGGTCCAACCGCGACGACGGCTCGTTCATCTTCTCGCTGCCGGAGGCGGGGCTGCTGAATGCCAAGGGGCGCGAATGGTGGAGACGGGCGATGGAAGGCCGTACGTTCACCTCGCCGGTATACATATCCGCTATTACGAAGAAACCTTGCATAACCATCTCGGTTCCTATCCGTTCTGCGGACGGACGATGGATCGGCGTTGCCGGAGCTGACATCCGCGTCAAATAATTGCCACTAAATTTGCTGAAAAAGTGGTATTCAAACGGGAAATGATCGTGTAGAATAAGTAGTGTAACTATTTATAACATGTGAGGACAGGGGAGTTACCATGACAGAACCGATTGCCTACATCCCGCCTTCTCGTTTGAGACAACGTAAAGCAGCTGAAGTCATACCTTTCCTAAATACGTATATTGCGAAGAGAGAGCAGGAGATTACTGAAATCGAGCAAATGGTAGAACGTTACCAGAAGCGCCGCTTGCAGGAAGAACGCTCTTATCAATCGATGTCTACACTTCGCCGTATGTTATCCGGCAAGAAACCGGATCACCATTTGGCTGTTGAATATATTCATTATGTGAAGAAGCCGATGGAGAAAGTGCGTACGCTGCGTCAAGAGATCGAGCAGGCGCGTGCCTTTCTGAATACCGACAATGCCTCCGGAACGATTCACGTATCCACTGAAATCGATGAAGAAATGAATGGATAAGCGACCGTCCTTAGTGGACGGTCTTTTTGTTGTTTACGACGAAGAAGCGCCGTTGTTCCGGGTCTAGTCGACCTTGGAACAGCGGCGCTTTGATTGGCTATTTACCTGATTTAAGCTGCTCGAGATCCAGGAAATCATGGTCCTGGTTGTAGGCCGGCACACCGTGAATGCCGACATCGAGTCCGATCAGCTCTTCGTCTTTGGATACGCGCACGGGCATGATCTTCTTAATCAGGAAGAAGGCAGCCCATGTCAGCACGAAGCCCCACACGCTGACGATGACAAGACCAAGTGCCTGTACACCGAGCAGATTCCAGCCTCCGCCATAGAAGAGTCCGTAGTATTCTTGTCCGATGCCCTTGGTAAGCTCGGGCATTGCGAACAAGCCTACTGCCAGCGTGCCAAGGCTTCCGCTGACACCGTGAACGGCGAAGGCGCCGACGGGATCATCAATGCCCTTGCCTTCGAGAAACTCGGTGACAAGGACCATGGCGATGCCGCAAACGACGCCGATCAGCATCGCTGCGCCGTCCGATACGAACGAACAGCCTGCGGTAATGCCGACCAGTCCGGCAAGCGAGCCGTTGATGACCATCGGCGGATCCGCTTTCTTATAACGGAACATGGTGAACAAGATGCAGGTTGCGCCGCCAGCTGCAGCGGACAGCATTGTCGTGATAGCGATATGGCCGATCGCTCCGTTCGTTGCGCTGAGCGTACTGCCTGAGTTGAAGCCAAACCAGCCGAACCATAGAATGAACGCGCCTACCGAAGCAAGCGGCAGGTTGGACGGAGGCACGATATTGCTTTTGCCGTCCGCCGTGAATTTCCCGATCCGCGGGCCGATGAAGATGGCTGCTGCGAGGGCCGCGAAGCCGCCGAGCGCATGGATGACCGCAGAGCCGGCGAAATCGATCATCCCGAGCTTGCCGAGCCAGCCGTCGACGCCCCATACCCAGTGTCCGGCAATGGGATAGATGATGCCTGTCATTGCAATCGCATAAAGGATGTAAGCTTTGAAATGGATCCGTTCCGCTACGGCGCCGGATACGATGGAGATGACGGCGATAACGAAGGCGCACTGAAACAGCCAATACGTTTCGTGCGAGATGTTCAGCTTAATATGAGATAAATCTCCGTTCAGCAGGAAGCCGGTCGTCCCGATCAGTCCGCCGGCATCCTTGCCGTACATGAACCCAAATCCGATAAAGTAAAAGATCAGCGCGCCGAATGCGATATCGACGAACACCTTCATAATAATGCTCACTGCGTTCTTCTGTCTGACGAACCCTGCCTCTAGCAGCGCAAAGCCGCCTTCCATAAGCAGAATCATTGCGGCTGTCAACACGACCCAAATGGTATCCAGCCCCATGGACAGTGTTGCTGTATCCATGTTTTGTCATCTCCTGTCTAGAATGTCATGTAAGGTTTTATCTCTCTTGTCCAGTCCGAAACCCATTATATAAGTGACGCGTTAAAGCTGTCAACGAACGAAGTCATAAGACCTCACATGAGATTGCGTCCATTCTCCGATTATCGCTTGCATTGCGACCTCCGCCTCGAGACGTAGGGGGGTTCAATCGACAGACCCTTTTATGCCGCTTGAGGCTTGCAGTATACTTGGAGTACAAACCTTGCAGAAACATTTGGGAGCTGGTGGCGGCAATGAATGGCAATTTTATCAATCGGTTTATGTGGGGCCTCTTCATCATCATCGTGGGCGTAGGTCTCTTATTAAGGCAAAGCGGATATGTGGATTTCGATATCGGTGCAGTCGTCTCTGTATTCTGGCCTGTGATTCTTTTGTTTTTGGGGGCGCAGAATCTGCTGCAGCGAATGGTTTACGGACGCGGCTCCGCTTTCGGCTCAGGTGTTCTGATTATCGTCGGCTTCATTTTCCTCGGCCGCAATCTTCAACTGTTCGATTGGTCAATCGGCGAAATCGTGAAATTCGCGGGGCCGCTAGTCATTATTATTTTTGGTTTATCCATGATTTTTAAGCCAAAATCGCGCAAAAAAAGCGAACATCCGAGTGACGGATGGCAAGCCTACAACTACGGCGCGTTTGACAAGCCTGTACCGCCGGCGCCTCCGCTGCATCCTGATCCGACGAAGCCGATGGACGAAGCGGAAGGCGAGGAGCGTGATACCGTCGAAGCGGGACCTGTATCCGGCGGTGAAAGCGATCCGTACGGCACTCATATTTCGCAGCCGAATCCGAACGGACCACGGCAGCAGCGGGGGGCTGGACATGAGGCTCCCCCTTATAACCGGCATAACGATCATTACGCGCACAGATATCAACAAAAAATGGAACGTTGGGAACTGCGTGCTGCCAAATTTCGAGAACGAATCGAACGGCAGAACAGCCGGCATCACCAGCATCACCGGCATGAACGCGTCGAATGGTGGAATCATGACCCCAACGTGCAGACGCGGTCCGGTTTTATCGGCGATATCTACTTGGGTAACGACTATTGGGAGCTGAAGCCGATGAATATCTCCCATTTTATCGGGGATACGGTGCTGGATTTAACGAAGGCCCAAATCCTCCCGGGGGAAACGGTTATCACGATCTCTTCCTTTATAGGCGATGTAAAAGTGTATTTACCGAGCGATTATGAATTTGGTGTGCATGTCGTATCCAGCGCTTTTATCGGCGACGTGGCCGTATTGGAGCAGAAAGAAGGCGGCATTTTCAAAAACATGGATATCGAGACCCCGTTCTTTCAAGAGACCGATAAGAAAATCAAGCTGATCGTCAGTACGTTTATCGGCGATGTGCGCGTCACGAAAGTAGGTTGAGCCGCACATGATGGTACGATTGTTTCGTAATAGCAAATGGGATTTGATTCTGCTCTTCATCGCATCCTCGACTGTATCCGTGCTGATTTGGGATTTAGGCTACGACATGCTGCCGGATGCCCGCATAGAGAATGATTGGTGGCTTGCCGTAGCTGCACTGTTCTTAGTCGTGAGCGCGGCATTCGGTTATTGGGCCGCCAAGCGGATTCAGCGGCAGATCGATATGATGGTGATCGGCCTGAAGCAGGCTGCGCACGGCAATTACGATACGAGGCTTCCGGAGGAAGGGGCGTTTACGCCCGCGTTCCGAGAGTTCAACGATATGCTGGCGTCGCTGGATGAGCGTACGCAATGGATTCAGCGCTCCGGCGAAGATCAAGTCATGCGCGAGGCGGCATCGAATGAAGCGGCTGTACTCGAAGAGCGCAGACGGCTTGCGCGCGACCTGCATGATACCGTCAGCCAGCAGCTGTTCGCCATTCATATGTCCGCTTCATCGCTGCCCAAACTTCTTGAGATGAATCCGGATCGCGCAAGCGATGTGATGGAGCAGCTTATCTCCATGTCTTCCATGGCGCAGAAGCAGATGCGAGGCTTTATTGCCCAACTCCGGCCGATGGAGCTGGAGGGCAGATCGCTGCAGGAAGCGCTGGACAAATGGTTTCCCGATTATTGCCGCCAGAACAGCATTCAAGGCGTCATGGAATGGCGGGTGAAAGAGAAGCTTTCGGATGCGAAAGAGCATCAATTATTTCTGATTATTCAAGAAGCAATGGCGAATATCGTCAAGCATGCCGGCGCTCAGACGGCCCTGCTCACCGTTGCCGAAACGGAACGGCAGATCGTCATGACCTTACAGGATGACGGCGCAGGCTTCAGAGCGGACCAAGTCAAGCGCGGCTCTTACGGGCTGTCGACGATGCGGGAGCGGGCAGGCAAGCTGGGCGGGGACGCCTCGATCATCAGCAAACCGGGAAGCGGCACGAGAGTCAGAGTCACATTGCCGAACTATATCAATAAGGGAGTCGAACGGAGCAATGACCATGAATGACAGTTGGAAAATCATGATTGTGGACGACCACGATATGGTGCGCGCGGGATTGCGAACGTATTTGATGCTGGATTCGAAGTTTGAAGTGATTGCCGAAGCTTCGAATGGCCGCGAAGCCATCGATAAGCTGCGTGAAGGCATACCTGGCGGGCTGCCTCAGCTGATCCTGATGGATCTCATGATGCCGGTGATGGACGGCGTGGAAGCGACGCAGGTGATAATGAAGGAATTTCCCCAGCTTAAGATCGTCATGCTGACCAGCTTCTTGGAGGATGAGAAGGTGGTCGCTGCCGTGGAGGCGGGAGCGGTCAGCTATGTGCTCAAGACCGTATCGGCAGAGGAATTGATTTACGCTTTGAACGGTGCAGCTAAAGGTATGCCTGTCATGACGCATGACGTATCCCAGGCACTGACCAGAGGACTGAGGCAGCGCAGCGCGCAGGGAGCCGACGAAGGATTGACAGACAGGGAGAAGGAAGTGCTCCTGCTGATCGCGGAGGGCATGGCCAACAAGGAGATCGCCGACGAGCTTCATATCAGCATCAAGACCGTCAAAACACATGTCAGCAACCTGCTGATGAAGTGCGAGCTGGAGGATCGGACGCAGCTGGCCGTTTACGCGCACCGCAAAGGATGGGTAAAGACGGGATAATTGACAGGTGCTGCGGGTACCTTATAGGTAAACTAAGGCCTAGAGGAGAATGCCCGCTATGATCCCCATTGAATCCAAGCTGGAGTCGAATGAAAAGGAATTTACGGAAGTGAAAAGCATGCTGGAAGAGCACCAGTTCTCG encodes:
- a CDS encoding diguanylate cyclase; the encoded protein is MDNESINYNRYRWNRMLLNGFWSILVITVVLECLYLTITEVPTGQFIRAYMLKPSAFQFTTLLIAETGLRVLRGKYQDYILILTSAVLAFIIVFIHNSINYLLLALFLPVMVSIFYFQNKKLLFALVNTLSSLFLLYWTNDFIHQDITLIGLTTISVMFCVFSLVAWGILSRGRELLNHLKSYFESNQQLLVKTIWMDKLAKTDALTDLYNHITFHEYFERLIDQHEQNGLPLQLAIVDIDNFKHVNDTYGHRAGDAVLKSVADLIRAKVSANDFVARYGGEEFAVLFTDKASESAFVAVEQIREEIAKVVHEAFGGKPVTVSIGYAEYTSGEGKEHFFNRVDTALYKAKSTGKNRTIVALDPHQLENQSQLA
- the ytxC gene encoding putative sporulation protein YtxC produces the protein MELFTVSLHSASNEALDRLHRCLSEEFADVHSPASGSIVYFTRPEYDGMSLRCAANLPQFQLHADGPEVYRRTALAFAQFIMTELEPMLLRAIIRKQFHFEEVNEIETLEQYCYTILYGTAGAAAQDYDSNAAELLLTDKQRRLGKVADELESFLANHTRIHLDGFVTFRLASYWQELKDVVAYAVDEYVMDKQYQEFISLLKYFVRMQEVKLPIVHVVHKGGSDFVLYDQEFQLLDTVPADRIVAEMLESEMNMEDMIVSTLITVSPQQIVIHTRQPDLPVMRTLETIFEQRVRLCCSCGHCNRHFDEFGQPLPSAELSAEKRIRNVIP
- the thrS gene encoding threonine--tRNA ligase produces the protein MAIQVKLPDGAVREYEQGTTIEEVAGSISTGLRKNAVAGKVDGKVVDVYTPIENDAALEIVTLDSADGLEVYRHSTAHLMAQAIKRLFGGNEVKLGIGPVIEDGFYYDIDMEQSLTPEDLVKIEKEMERIVQEDLPIRRRVVSREEAIATFTAINDPLKLELIRDLPQEAQITMYDQGEFFDLCRGPHLPSTGRIKAFKLLSVAGAYWRGDSKNKMLQRIYGTAFPKKAQLDEHLHFLEEAKKRDHRKLGRELKMFTFSREVGQGLPLWLPNGARVRRTMERYIVDLEERLGYQHVYTPVLANVELYKTSGHWEHYSEDMFPKMIMDNEELVLRPMNCPHHMMVFKSEMRSYRDLPVRVAELGTMHRYEMSGALTGLHRVRAMTLNDAHIFCRPDQIKEEFARVVTLIRQVYEDFGIKEYRFRLSYRDPQDTEKYFQNDEMWEMSQRMLREVVEELELPFFEAEGEAAFYGPKLDVQIKTALGKEETLSTAQLDFLLPERFELEYVGDDGKKHRPVVIHRGIISTMERMTAFLLENFAGALPLWLSPVQAKIIPVSTAYESYARELESKLQLAGIRVETDLRNEKLGYKIREAQLEKMPYMLVVGENEAQSETVSVRKRGEGDLGSKPVAEFIALLQAEIATKQI
- a CDS encoding 3D domain-containing protein, which codes for MTSFLSFYRVTVSCLTVWFMVSCILIPESSAVRHGQVKPAASSDSKQTNQKNNSKLHHMQVVATGYTAGVESTGKRPGHPLYGITYSGVKVRRGLVSTIAADPKVFPIGTVLYVPGYGYGIVADTGSAIKGKKIDLYFETRKQVFKQWGKRKVTVNVLKRGNGKLTEAWLNELNEAVTAEKTLPRALLES
- a CDS encoding RNA polymerase sigma factor — translated: MNGEPRSMEAEVRHPVQSELFEDRLRQLYNEMIAVAYAKVFNKSDAQDAVQEAWVRMLMSQNTLREQDKLRAWAKVITANAAHNINKQSGRVSPCGAEDLGSESRMFGHETAVMLEIGELLDMLEPRSRTLLLFKFYYGYKDQEIAAAMKLPVGTIKARIHRTKHHLRKWMS
- a CDS encoding methyl-accepting chemotaxis protein — translated: MQALQRLWSQKNGSAKQDEVESNGVLTQLINESLVISDQLTAAVEEVNQSIGQLTDIADQSAVTETDLRDCSESARERIGGTFLTLQEAAAAAEQISDTAQLLDTESKETKAVVLEVCRSLTNTDKVMSDLQHHNGTMERHIRELIEQTSRINEINSFIQEIVSQTSLLALNASIEAAHAGEFGRGFSVVAQQIKKLAEQSNEAVLKSNGLVEEIEFGVKQVVASVDLEKAAVEQGILEMAQTKERMDLIFTRILEVDKLVSQSSEASKQQTQSMAATTDMLKDVVGSVNQTLISVDKTLELTHKQRRQINKLDRISTNLRKSSSELTKAIGQVGVNNDHKHGHVNVGDALDKLSRLAADGAVSSLDENTHQVLLTKLLQALPDVEAVWSNRDDGSFIFSLPEAGLLNAKGREWWRRAMEGRTFTSPVYISAITKKPCITISVPIRSADGRWIGVAGADIRVK
- a CDS encoding ammonium transporter translates to MDTATLSMGLDTIWVVLTAAMILLMEGGFALLEAGFVRQKNAVSIIMKVFVDIAFGALIFYFIGFGFMYGKDAGGLIGTTGFLLNGDLSHIKLNISHETYWLFQCAFVIAVISIVSGAVAERIHFKAYILYAIAMTGIIYPIAGHWVWGVDGWLGKLGMIDFAGSAVIHALGGFAALAAAIFIGPRIGKFTADGKSNIVPPSNLPLASVGAFILWFGWFGFNSGSTLSATNGAIGHIAITTMLSAAAGGATCILFTMFRYKKADPPMVINGSLAGLVGITAGCSFVSDGAAMLIGVVCGIAMVLVTEFLEGKGIDDPVGAFAVHGVSGSLGTLAVGLFAMPELTKGIGQEYYGLFYGGGWNLLGVQALGLVIVSVWGFVLTWAAFFLIKKIMPVRVSKDEELIGLDVGIHGVPAYNQDHDFLDLEQLKSGK